From Scomber scombrus chromosome 21, fScoSco1.1, whole genome shotgun sequence, one genomic window encodes:
- the LOC134003705 gene encoding homeobox protein HMX3-B-like: MADSDAQETRQSAKDSPFSIKNLLNIEDKPTKPKTVLASSKGVFEGSLFSRFGDLSFPRFELPTQRIGLSAQYLERASTWWYPYTLGTHLRTGGSEKANLREPLSVHDRRSPDLQKSDQDAKEESADDDIALDESDAEEPKKDTDQEDDWRRKTDDLDSDKKPCRKKKTRTVFSRSQVFQLESTFDIKRYLSSSERAGLAASLHLTETQVKIWFQNRRNKWKRQLAAELEAANLSHAAAQRIVRVPILYHENGAPETSGGPAGNSPGSQSLLAFPHHMYYSHPVPLLRPV, translated from the exons ATGGCAGACTCTGATGCGCAAGAGACTCGCCAATCTGCAAAAGACTCACCGTTCTCCATAAAGAACCTGCTGAACATCGAAGACAAACCCACGAAGCCTAAAACCGTCCTCGCTTCGTCTAAAGGAGTGTTTGAAGGCAGCCTCTTCTCTCGGTTCGGTGACTTATCTTTCCCTCGGTTTGAGTTGCCCACACAGAGAATTGGACTATCAGCGCAGTATTTGGAAAGAGCGTCTACCTGGTGGTATCCGTACACGCTCGGGACTCATCTGAGGACTGGAG GGTCTGAGAAGGCCAACCTGAGGGAACCCTTGTCTGTTCATGACAGGCGCTCCCCTGATCTCCAGAAAAGTGACCAAGATGCCAAAGAGGAAAGCGCCGACGACGACATCGCACTAGATGAAAGTGACGCAGAAGAGCCAAAAAAAGATACAGACCAGGAGGACGActggaggagaaaaacagaCGATCTGGACTCCGACAAGAAGCCTTGTAGGAAGAAGAAGACGCGCACGGTGTTCTCCAGGAGTCAGGTCTTCCAGCTGGAGTCCACCTTCGACATCAAGCGCTACCTGAGCAGCTCGGAGAGAGCAGGGCTGGCCGCGTCACTGCACCTGACAGAGACGCAGGTCAAAATCTGGTTTCAGAACCGGAGGAATAAGTGGAAAAGGCAGCTGGCCGCGGAACTGGAGGCGGCCAACTTGAGCCATGCGGCGGCGCAGAGGATTGTGCGGGTTCCCATACTTTACCACGAGAACGGAGCCCCAGAGACAAGCGGAGGTCCCGCTGGAAACTCACCGGGCAGCCAGTCCCTGCTGGCTTTTCCCCACCACATGTACTATTCCCACCCTGTCCCGCTGCTCAGGCCTGTTTAA
- the bub3 gene encoding mitotic checkpoint protein BUB3, protein MTGSNEYKLNQGPEDSISAVKFSPSTAQFLLVSSWDCTVRLFDVGGNTMRMKYQHTAPVLDCAFYDPTHSWSGGLDAQLKTHDLNTDQDTIVGTHDAPIRCVEYCPEVNVMVTGSWDRSVRLWDPRTPCNAGTFTQPEKVYTLSVAGDRLIVGTAGRRVLVWDLRNMGYVQQRRESSLKYQTRSIRAFPNKQGYVLSSIEGRVAVEYLDPSQEVQKKKYAFKCHRLKEEGIEHVYPVNAISFHSVHNTFATGGSDGFVNIWDPFNKKRLCQFHRYPTSIASLAFNNDGTMLAIASSYTYEKGDISHPEGAIFIRQVTDAETKPK, encoded by the exons ATGACGGGCTCAAACGAGTACAAACTGAACCAGGGACCAGAGGACAGCATCTCTGCTGTCAAGTTCAGCCCAAGCACAGCTCAGTTCCTGCTGGTTTCCTCCTGGGACTGCACTGTCCGTCTCTTTGATGTTGGAGGAAACACCATGCGGATGAAGTACCAACACACAGCTCCAGTTCTTGACTGTGCTTTTTAT GACCCAACACATTCTTGGAGTGGAGGTTTAGATGCACAATTGAAAACTCATGATTTGAACACGGACCAAG ATACAATAGTTGGAACGCACGATGCCCCCATTCGTTGTGTGGAATACTGCCCAGAGGTTAATGTCATGGTAACGGGCAGCTGGGACAGATCAGTTCGACTGTGGGATCCAAGGACGCCGTGCAACGCAGGCACTTTTACTCAGCCTGAGAAG GTGTATACGCTGTCGGTGGCTGGAGATAGGCTGATCGTTGGCACAGCTGGAAGACGAGTCCTGGTGTGGGATTTGAGGAACATGGGCTACGTACAGCAAAGAAGAGAGTCCAGCCTCAAGTATCAGACTCGCAGCATTAGAGCCTTCCCCAACAAACAG GGCTACGTCTTGAGTTCAATTGAGGGACGTGTAGCAGTGGAGTACCTGGACCCAAGCCAGGAGGTTCAGAAGAAGAAGTATGCCTTCAAGTGCCACAGGCTGAAGGAGGAGGGAATTGAACATGTTTATCCTGTCAATGCCATCTCatttcacagtgttcataacaCCTTTGCCACAG GTGGCTCAGACGGCTTTGTGAACATCTGGGACCCTTTCAACAAGAAACGCCTTTGTCAGTTCCACCGGTACCCAACCAGCATTGCCTCACTGGCCTTCAATAACGATGGCACCATGCTTGCCATCGCCTCCTCCTACACGTATGAGAAGGGAGACATCAGCCACCCAGAGGGCGCCATCTTCATCCGCCAGGTCACAGATGCTGAGACCAAGCCCAAGTGA